CGATTGATATCATTGTTTTTCAATAGTTCAAATTGTAACATTTATACACCCAatcggcggttgttagattttctaacaattatgtataagaatccaccaaaacctgtataagaattgggcatatgcgaaattactagattcttatacaaatattgtataaaaatctaacaattttgtaagcttttcttacattttttgtataagaatctaacaatttcgcatatgcccagttcttatacaggtgttggtagattcttatacagaattgttagaaaatctaacaaccgctggttgggtgtactagATGAAAACTGATCGTAGTTTGAACctgtgttgtaaaatgtcattggcATTCTTATGTATATTTTTTCCAGAAGCTAAATAGGAATTCATGAGATATGACGAATTTATAGGGTTTAAACGCACCAACAACTTTGTCTAACTTATCATTGCTGTGTCATGAGTAcatgaaaaattatgaagagTATTTCGCttctaaaaaagttttcaacaaattattcaaatgacaagcagaatacattttacaacactggcttaggagcatccataaattacgtaacgcttagtgGGGGGGGATTGCTTGAAGAGTGACAACCCATACAACAATTATAAATGATTCAtagaaaaagtgtgacataCGGGGGAGATCTACCCTTTGAACTAACATGTACCGTGGTTTGAACTTGTTAAGAAAGTTCCATTACTATGCGATTGGAGCGCTGAATGCATCTGTCGACGACACGTCAAACACCTTcattttggttcaaaccatgagtGGATAACCTACTTgtccaaaaattaaaaaatataacttACAGGCATTGTTCCACGCTTAATCCAGTGGGTGGTATCGACCTGATTGCTTCCGTAAGCCTACACTCAGCCGCTCGTTCCCTTATTAGACTTAAACAAGCACGAATTATAGGACTTTGCAGTTCTGTAAACAATCGTccatgtaaatttcaacaattatATGATCACACATCTTACCAGATAATAATTGTCCATTGCTTTCACAAATAAGTTCTACAACACCATAGaggatttcattcaaaatattaACTAATGTTTGATAATCTTCACTGGTACACTTAGCTATTCCTTCTATTACTTCATCAAAACAGCTCACAGTTTCGTTGAATTTAGGACATGATCTGCGTTGTTAAAATCACTAATTATTAATAATCAAATTATAATGTATAATGATAGAAGAGTTCCttactttttgaaaaaatctgaagcaTTTTTCTCGGCTGGTGCAGTTTGAAAAATCGTTCTCAAAGAATCCACGACACAGGCTCTGCTAGGTTGTATTGAGCCAACGAATTGGTAGAACCCTTCATCAGATCCGCTAATATTAACGCACACTTCCCTATATCTTAGCAGCGCCGCAGTTGCAGCCTGCTGCGCCGAAATCTGCTGCGCCGTTGCAGTCTGCTGCATCACCGGAGCCTGCTGTGTCGCAATATATTGCGATGCGATCTATAAATTTTATAGGTAGGCGAACGAGTCATATATTATAgaccataattttgataattacACTTTCATAGTTAACTTACTAATGGGAAGGATATTGCAACAAGGATGGACACGAAAAGCACACAATTATTGGTGGAATTCATAATCACGTCAAGGTTAT
The nucleotide sequence above comes from Armigeres subalbatus isolate Guangzhou_Male chromosome 3, GZ_Asu_2, whole genome shotgun sequence. Encoded proteins:
- the LOC134223499 gene encoding 27 kDa glycoprotein-like, coding for MNSTNNCVLFVSILVAISFPLIASQYIATQQAPVMQQTATAQQISAQQAATAALLRYREVCVNISGSDEGFYQFVGSIQPSRACVVDSLRTIFQTAPAEKNASDFFKKSCPKFNETVSCFDEVIEGIAKCTSEDYQTLVNILNEILYGVVELICESNGQLLSELQSPIIRACLSLIRERAAECRLTEAIRSIPPTGLSVEQCLDVVQTRECLQEKVAICNTPTLHSILEIAYDKLLKYANCNKVI